From one Flavobacterium kingsejongi genomic stretch:
- the ybeY gene encoding rRNA maturation RNase YbeY, which translates to MINFNYETDFELDNEPAYEQWLSAVILSENKKEGEINYIFCYDEYLHKINLEYLNHDTLTDIISFDYSVGNELNGDIFVSVERVRDNAVDFKTVFEEELRRVLAHGILHYSGYKDKSDADAALMRSKEDEKIAMFHVEH; encoded by the coding sequence ATGATTAATTTCAATTACGAAACCGACTTTGAACTGGACAACGAACCTGCTTATGAGCAATGGCTGTCCGCTGTGATTCTTTCTGAAAACAAGAAAGAAGGAGAAATCAATTACATCTTCTGTTATGATGAATACCTCCATAAAATTAATCTGGAATACCTGAATCATGATACCCTCACTGATATTATAAGTTTTGATTACTCTGTAGGGAACGAATTGAATGGGGACATCTTTGTTTCTGTTGAAAGAGTGCGTGACAATGCGGTAGATTTCAAAACAGTATTTGAGGAGGAGTTGAGAAGAGTATTAGCGCATGGCATATTACACTACAGCGGCTATAAGGATAAGAGTGATGCTGACGCAGCATTAATGCGAAGCAAAGAAGATGAAAAAATAGCCATGTTCCACGTGGAACATTAA
- the mnmG gene encoding tRNA uridine-5-carboxymethylaminomethyl(34) synthesis enzyme MnmG yields the protein MFQEIYDVIVVGAGHAGSEAAAAAANMGSKTLLVTMSLQNIAQMSCNPAMGGIAKGQIVREIDALGGYSGIVSDKTAIQFKMLNKSKGPAMWSPRVQSDRMRFAEEWRLMLEATPNLDFYQEMVKGLIIEDGKIKGIKTSLGLEIRSKSVILTNGTFLNGLIHIGEKQFGGGRAGESAAYGITEDLVNAGFEAGRMKTGTPPRVDGRSLDYSKMREEPGDAKPDKFSYSDETHALKIQKSCHMTYTSLEVHDILREGFDRSPMFNGRIKSLGPRYCPSIEDKINRFADKDRHQLFVEPEGWNTVEVYVNGFSTSLPEDVQFKALRSVVGFEKVKFFRPGYAIEYDYFPPTQLKHTLETKLVEGLYFAGQINGTTGYEEAASQGLMAGINAHLKVHEKDPFILKRDEAYIGVLIDDLITKGTEEPYRMFTSRAEYRTLLRQDNADFRLTPMSHEIGFASEKRLRRMEKKLKESEAMVNFFKETSVTQVEANPILLEKETAPMLQSDKMFKIFSRPQINLDDILKFEKVKEYIATHDVDQEILEQAEIQVKYSGYIEKERNNADKLTRLEDVKIPENFDYTKIKSMSIEAKQKLSKIRPVTISQASRISGVAPSDISVLLIYMGR from the coding sequence ATGTTTCAAGAGATATATGATGTGATTGTGGTCGGAGCGGGTCATGCTGGTTCTGAGGCCGCGGCAGCGGCCGCTAATATGGGGTCGAAAACCTTATTGGTTACCATGAGCCTGCAGAACATCGCACAAATGTCCTGCAATCCTGCCATGGGCGGAATTGCCAAAGGACAGATCGTTCGCGAGATCGATGCTTTGGGTGGCTATTCGGGGATTGTTTCTGACAAGACGGCAATCCAGTTCAAGATGCTGAACAAATCCAAAGGTCCGGCCATGTGGTCGCCAAGAGTACAAAGCGACAGAATGCGTTTTGCAGAGGAGTGGCGATTGATGCTGGAAGCAACACCCAATCTTGATTTCTATCAGGAAATGGTTAAGGGATTGATTATTGAAGATGGAAAGATAAAAGGAATCAAAACCTCCCTGGGACTTGAGATTCGATCGAAATCAGTGATACTCACCAATGGGACTTTCCTGAATGGATTGATCCATATTGGGGAGAAACAATTTGGCGGCGGTAGAGCAGGGGAAAGTGCCGCATACGGCATTACCGAGGATTTGGTGAATGCAGGATTTGAAGCCGGAAGAATGAAGACAGGAACTCCTCCAAGAGTCGATGGGCGTTCTCTGGATTACTCCAAAATGAGGGAAGAGCCTGGTGATGCAAAGCCGGATAAATTTTCTTATTCTGATGAGACACACGCATTGAAAATTCAGAAATCGTGCCACATGACGTACACCTCTTTAGAGGTGCACGATATATTGAGAGAAGGTTTCGACCGTTCTCCGATGTTCAACGGGAGGATAAAAAGTCTGGGTCCGCGCTATTGCCCCTCTATCGAAGACAAGATCAATCGATTTGCAGACAAAGACCGACACCAGCTTTTTGTAGAACCGGAAGGGTGGAATACCGTTGAAGTGTATGTAAACGGATTCTCTACTTCTTTGCCTGAAGATGTTCAATTCAAAGCACTGCGTTCTGTTGTAGGTTTTGAAAAAGTAAAATTTTTCCGCCCGGGTTATGCGATCGAATATGATTATTTTCCGCCTACGCAATTGAAGCACACTCTTGAAACTAAATTGGTAGAAGGATTGTATTTTGCAGGACAAATCAATGGTACTACCGGATATGAAGAAGCTGCTTCGCAAGGACTGATGGCCGGAATAAATGCACATCTCAAAGTACACGAAAAAGATCCATTCATTCTGAAAAGAGATGAAGCTTATATCGGAGTGCTGATCGATGATTTGATTACCAAAGGGACAGAAGAGCCCTATCGTATGTTTACGTCAAGAGCGGAATACAGAACGTTGCTGCGTCAGGATAATGCCGATTTTAGACTCACGCCGATGTCGCACGAAATTGGTTTTGCTTCAGAGAAACGATTGAGACGAATGGAGAAAAAACTAAAAGAATCAGAAGCCATGGTGAACTTTTTCAAAGAGACCAGTGTGACGCAAGTAGAAGCTAACCCAATACTGTTAGAAAAAGAAACTGCTCCAATGCTACAGTCGGATAAAATGTTTAAGATTTTTTCCCGACCACAAATAAACTTAGATGATATCCTGAAGTTTGAAAAAGTAAAAGAATATATTGCTACGCACGATGTTGATCAGGAAATTTTAGAGCAAGCAGAAATTCAGGTGAAATATTCGGGTTATATCGAGAAAGAACGAAATAATGCAGATAAGCTTACCCGTTTGGAAGATGTAAAGATTCCTGAAAACTTCGATTACACTAAAATTAAATCAATGTCTATTGAAGCAAAGCAAAAACTAAGCAAGATCCGTCCTGTGACCATTTCTCAGGCATCCCGTATTAGTGGCGTAGCACCAAGTGATATTTCTGTATTGCTAATTTATATGGGTCGCTAA